The genomic stretch GCCAGGGCGAGGAATACGAGCGCCTGCTCACCACCCGGGCTCGGGACTACCTCAAGCGCCTGGGCCTCACCGGCTGCGAGCTGTCCCTGTCGCTCGTGGGAGACCGGGCCATCCGCCGGCTCAACCGCACCTGGCGCCAGAAGGACAAGGCCACCGACGTGTTGAGCTTCCCGGCCGGAGACCTGCCCAAGGGCACGCCCGGGCCGCGCCCGCTCGGCGACGTGGTCATCTCCCTGGATACGGCGAAGCGGCAGGCCAAGGAGTACGAGCGGACGCTGGAGTCGGAGATGTCCCGCTACCTGGCGCATGGGCTGCTGCACCTGCTGGGGCATGACCATGAGAAGCCCCGGGACGCCAAGCGCATGGCGGCCCTGGAGGAGCAGCTGTTGGGCGAGCGGGGAATGGTCGCGGACTCGCTCCAAATCGACTCGCGCGCGCGCCGGGCCCGCAGCCTGATGTGACACCGGGGGGCACCCGTCCGCCCGACAAAGGGGCGTCCTGACGGTTGAGCCGGCGGGCGCGCGTGATAGGTAGGCGCGCCTGCCTCCCGTGTGTTGGATGGAACCATGCACCGCCTGACGCTCGTCGCCACCTGCCTGCTCGGCCTGCTTTGGGGCGCATCTCCCGCCCACGCCGCCTCCGTCCCTCCCTGGGGCACCGGTGAGAGTCAGGGCTCGGACCTGTCCATCTGGCTGGTGACCTTCAGCCCGGGCGACGACGTGCCCTCGTGGTGGGGCCATGGCTCGCTGGTGGTGATGGACCGCCAGCACCAGGATCAGCGCCTCTACAACTACGGGATGTTCACCTTCGACGAGGCGATGCTCGCCCACTTCGCGATGGGCCGCCTGGAGTTCTGGGTGGGCGAGTCGAGCGTCAACGGCACGTTCCGCTTCTACAAGTCGGAGGACCGGGACGTGCGCGTCCAGGAGCTGAACCTGACGCCCGAGCAGCGTGTGCGGATGGCGAAGCTGCTCGCGGACAACGTGCTCCCGGAGAACCGCAACTACCTGTACCACCACTACGACGACAACTGCGTGACGCGGCTCCGGGACATGATTGACCAGGGGACGGGTGGGCGGCTGCGCGAGTACGACCGCGCGGCGGGGCGTATGACGTTGCGCGAGCACACGCGGCGGTACACCGCGGTGAATCCGCCCATGAGCGTCCTGCTCGACTTCATGATGAACAATGAGATCGACCACCCCATCACCCGCTGGGAGGAGGCCTTCCTCCCGGACGAGTTGGAGCAGCAGGTGGCGGCGATCCAGGTGCCCGGCGCCGACGGCAAGCCCGTGCCGCTCGTGGCGAAGCAGTGGAACTATTACGAGGCCACGCGGGCCCGTCCTCCCGCCGAGCCGCCGAACTATGGCCCGTGGGTATTCGGGCTGGGCGTGCTGCTCGGAGGCGGAGCGCTGGGGCTGGCGGCCTGGGAGCGGCGCACGGGCAGCAAGCTGGCCCGGGTGCTGTGGGGCGTGGAGAACGCGGTGCTCGGGCTGGTGCTCGGCATTCCCGGCACCGCGCTGTTCGTCATGGGGCTGGTGACGAACC from Myxococcaceae bacterium JPH2 encodes the following:
- a CDS encoding DUF4105 domain-containing protein encodes the protein MHRLTLVATCLLGLLWGASPAHAASVPPWGTGESQGSDLSIWLVTFSPGDDVPSWWGHGSLVVMDRQHQDQRLYNYGMFTFDEAMLAHFAMGRLEFWVGESSVNGTFRFYKSEDRDVRVQELNLTPEQRVRMAKLLADNVLPENRNYLYHHYDDNCVTRLRDMIDQGTGGRLREYDRAAGRMTLREHTRRYTAVNPPMSVLLDFMMNNEIDHPITRWEEAFLPDELEQQVAAIQVPGADGKPVPLVAKQWNYYEATRARPPAEPPNYGPWVFGLGVLLGGGALGLAAWERRTGSKLARVLWGVENAVLGLVLGIPGTALFVMGLVTNHTVTYHNENLFLANPVTLLALPYGVRLAFGSTKVRARLKWVWALLAVSGVLGVALKVLPPFDQNNWRLIALILPISVGMAGASWLDRLLARGPGSERASARPGDSVPSLKTS
- the ybeY gene encoding rRNA maturation RNase YbeY; this translates as MSRKGNISVRLRKGRVIPRDDGKRIEEFVGAASTGTASASVARMLAPPGWAEPAQCPEFDEMVLVLTGELTLVVDGKRERIQPGEVGLVPRGRRVVYRNDGQGACDYWSICAPAFRPELAHMEEPEAKPTDNTVTVQVAHSQGEEYERLLTTRARDYLKRLGLTGCELSLSLVGDRAIRRLNRTWRQKDKATDVLSFPAGDLPKGTPGPRPLGDVVISLDTAKRQAKEYERTLESEMSRYLAHGLLHLLGHDHEKPRDAKRMAALEEQLLGERGMVADSLQIDSRARRARSLM